The sequence GcgttcttctcttctccctttttttggcctCTCGCTTCAACGGCAACTTCCTCTTTCCACCCTGTTCTCTTTTATTCCTATTGTGTCCATAATTCGTCCCGTCGACCATTGTTATTCTGTGGCTTTTTCCagctcttttttcttttctcttttcaaacAATACCCCTTCTACATCTTGGTCACTTACTCTGTATTTATGTCATCTATGATTTGTGCCATCAGGGCTTTGAATGAGTGCAACCTGCTGATTTTCCGATTTGAGGTTCCGTGCTGCAGCTGCATGTAAGAATGGGTAGTTGTCCAATTGGCCCTGATGACGAGCGATGAGTACACTACGAGAagccaggggggggggagccATGATGCACTGAGACTGGGGTGAAAGGCGCTTCAAGTAGTTCATCAAATTCATAAGGAGGCGTTTGGCCTATGTCTTTCGCCCCACCATGCGCTTTGTCTGCCTGTTTCCCCCACGGCCCATGCCGGCACCTTCGTCGATCTCCATGCGCGAAGCATGTTCCCGGTCATCCGACTCGAaaccatcatcctcatcaaaaTCATCAGCTTCTCGTTTATTGCGCCCGAGTCCCCAGGCTGACCGCGCTGCGCCCCGTCCTATCCCGGACTTACCGACTCGTCCGTCCCCGCCATTCCCATCCCCGCGACCAACCTCGGCCTGCCGCCACTGCATGGCCTCGTCCACCCGTTCCCGATGGACTTGCTCTCTCGCATGCCGTTTCTGCGCGTTGGCCTTGACCCGTACAATCTCCGCTTCCAGATCGGCGACGACTTGTCCGCAGCGAGACTCCCATTCAGTCAGGATGGAGACCATCCGGGGCAGCGATTGGCGCGGTGCATCTCGAAGCGGTGCTACGGACGTGACGTTGACAGTGGGGGGGTTGGATGCAGGGGATAGACGAGCCGAAACCAGGCCGGCGTAGATGGCGGTCGTCACGAGAGCTTCCAGCTCGGCGGCGGTTGACAGAGAGAGCGCATCGATCAACGATTGGTAGGTGAGAGGCTTAGTGGTAGCGGCAAGGGAGAGCAAAGAGAGTAGCCGGAGCTTCAGGGTTTGGTCGGCATTCAATTTGGGGAGGTTGGGGGTTTCTATTGCGGTTGAAAGATCGTTCCCTGGTCAGAAAATTGATTCTTATTGCCCCCGTGCCGGGGCGTCCTCGGGGGAATGAGAGGGTTCGGGTAAATGAACTGGTGAAGATGACTACTGACCCTGATAGTCCTGCCATGTTCCCCATGCAAAGATTTCCAACAACTTTAAATACCCTTGATACTCCGGTGGTGTGTCGGGAGAAGCTAGAGCCTGGACAGTCGATGTCTCGAGCAGCTCCGCGAAGACGTAGGTGTGAGGAGCAGATGTGGCATTAGTGATGATGTTGGCGACAAAGCGAGGGGAGGTGGCACTGTTGGAAGTCGCGAGGACAATAAATGACTGAATAGCCTCCAATGCGCGGGCGTGTGTTTGGTCCATGGTGTCAAATGCGGGATGCGGTTAATAAGGGAGTGGGGAAGCGGAATTGAGTGTCGGCGCTCGGAGGAGGGTTGAAGGAAGATGAGCCGGCACAACAGGTGCAGGATTATGGTGCTCCGTCAATCGTCCAGGAGAAGCTCTAGAAGAAGCGAGTTGGAATCGAGATCTAGATGGGTAGCCAAGCTATACTGTGGTGAGCTAGTCGGTGTGGAGAAGGCTGTGAAGCTGG comes from Penicillium oxalicum strain HP7-1 chromosome I, whole genome shotgun sequence and encodes:
- a CDS encoding COP9 signalosome complex subunit 7, with translation MDQTHARALEAIQSFIVLATSNSATSPRFVANIITNATSAPHTYVFAELLETSTVQALASPDTPPEYQGYLKLLEIFAWGTWQDYQETPNLPKLNADQTLKLRLLSLLSLAATTKPLTYQSLIDALSLSTAAELEALVTTAIYAGLVSARLSPASNPPTVNVTSVAPLRDAPRQSLPRMVSILTEWESRCGQVVADLEAEIVRVKANAQKRHAREQVHRERVDEAMQWRQAEVGRGDGNGGDGRVGKSGIGRGAARSAWGLGRNKREADDFDEDDGFESDDREHASRMEIDEGAGMGRGGNRQTKRMVGRKT